In Bacillus sp. FJAT-45037, the following are encoded in one genomic region:
- the ftsX gene encoding permease-like cell division protein FtsX, with translation MKFRTLGRHVKEGTKNLGRNGWMTFASISAVTVMLFVVGAFLLLILNANHFASSVEDDVEVRVYIERTSSPEQQEELREQIETTPHVESVTFLSKEDGLDQLIESLDDVGGAFESIREENPLNDAFVVRASSPQLTETVAMTIEEMPNVEAINYGKDFVERLFAFTDLARTIGIVLIVGMMFTAMFLIANTIKITIIARKREIQIMKLVGATNSFIRWPFFVEGMLLGIIGSLTPILILGFGYVYVYSTFGLQFEMIFFSLIPPFPYVWQIAALLIGIGAFIGVWGSVMSVRKFLKV, from the coding sequence ATGAAATTTAGAACCCTTGGACGACACGTGAAAGAAGGAACGAAGAACCTTGGACGTAATGGCTGGATGACTTTTGCGTCAATCAGTGCGGTGACAGTCATGCTGTTTGTCGTTGGTGCGTTTTTACTATTAATCTTGAATGCGAACCATTTTGCTAGTAGTGTAGAAGATGATGTAGAAGTTCGCGTCTATATTGAACGAACATCGTCACCAGAACAGCAAGAGGAATTGCGAGAGCAGATTGAAACGACCCCTCATGTTGAAAGTGTGACCTTCTTGAGTAAAGAAGACGGGCTCGATCAATTGATTGAAAGCCTCGATGATGTAGGTGGAGCATTTGAATCGATTCGTGAAGAGAACCCTCTAAATGATGCGTTCGTTGTACGAGCATCGAGTCCGCAATTAACGGAAACGGTCGCTATGACGATTGAAGAAATGCCTAATGTTGAGGCGATTAATTATGGAAAAGATTTTGTTGAGCGACTGTTCGCTTTTACGGATCTTGCTCGGACGATTGGGATTGTCTTAATAGTAGGTATGATGTTCACGGCAATGTTTTTAATTGCTAACACGATTAAGATCACGATCATTGCAAGAAAACGAGAAATTCAAATTATGAAACTAGTCGGAGCAACAAACAGCTTTATCCGCTGGCCTTTCTTTGTTGAAGGGATGTTGCTGGGGATTATCGGGTCATTAACGCCTATTCTAATCTTAGGATTTGGCTATGTGTATGTCTATTCTACATTTGGTCTACAGTTTGAGATGATTTTCTTCTCACTTATTCCACCATTCCCGTACGTTTGGCAGATTGCCGCGTTGTTGATTGGAATTGGTGCATTTATCGGAGTGTGGGGAAGTGTTATGTCTGTACGTAAGTTCTTAAAAGTTTAA
- the ftsE gene encoding cell division ATP-binding protein FtsE: protein MIEMKDVWKMYPNNIQAINGINIKIEKGEFVYVVGPSGAGKSTFIKMMYREERPTKGDILIDNTNLSTIKEKHIPKLRRRIGVVFQDFKLLTSLTVYENVAFALEVIEEDPAVIKRKVMNVLDIVRLKNKARALPDELSGGEQQRVAIARSIVNQPEVLIADEPTGNLDPDTAWEIMSILEDINHRGTTVIMATHNKDIVNTIKRRVIAIESGRVVRDQVKGDYGYEI from the coding sequence TTGATCGAAATGAAAGATGTTTGGAAGATGTATCCTAACAATATCCAAGCGATAAATGGTATTAACATTAAAATTGAAAAAGGTGAGTTCGTTTACGTTGTTGGACCGAGTGGTGCGGGGAAATCAACATTCATTAAAATGATGTACCGCGAAGAGCGCCCGACAAAAGGCGACATTCTTATAGATAATACGAACCTTTCGACGATAAAAGAAAAGCATATTCCGAAGTTACGTCGTCGTATAGGTGTGGTGTTCCAAGATTTTAAACTTCTGACAAGTCTAACAGTCTATGAAAATGTAGCCTTTGCGCTAGAAGTGATCGAAGAAGATCCTGCGGTCATTAAACGCAAAGTAATGAATGTTCTAGACATTGTTCGTTTGAAAAACAAGGCGAGAGCATTACCTGATGAACTTTCAGGTGGAGAACAGCAACGTGTCGCGATTGCGCGTTCGATTGTGAACCAACCAGAAGTGTTGATTGCCGATGAGCCAACAGGAAATCTCGATCCAGATACAGCGTGGGAGATTATGTCGATCTTAGAAGACATTAACCACCGTGGAACGACGGTCATTATGGCCACTCATAATAAAGACATTGTGAATACGATCAAGCGTCGAGTCATTGCCATCGAAAGTGGACGAGTGGTCCGTGATCAGGTAAAGGGGGACTACGGTTATGAAATTTAG
- a CDS encoding c-type cytochrome yields the protein MKKFLVAIGAIAMLTACGGGDEEAPVDETPADEAPADEATSYDADSARATYEASCIGCHGGNLEGGGGPALIGTGLSASEIEDIIHNGVGTMPAQNVEDDEASNLAEWLAAQ from the coding sequence ATGAAAAAATTTCTAGTAGCTATTGGTGCAATTGCTATGTTAACAGCATGTGGCGGCGGCGATGAAGAAGCTCCAGTAGATGAGACGCCAGCTGACGAAGCGCCAGCGGATGAGGCAACAAGCTATGATGCAGATTCAGCTCGTGCAACGTATGAAGCTAGCTGTATCGGATGTCACGGTGGAAATCTTGAAGGAGGAGGCGGACCGGCGTTAATCGGAACAGGTCTATCTGCTTCAGAAATTGAAGACATTATTCATAATGGTGTTGGAACAATGCCAGCTCAAAACGTTGAGGATGATGAAGCATCAAACTTAGCGGAATGGTTAGCTGCTCAATAA
- a CDS encoding YitT family protein, translating into MGNSKRRREPRKPLTQSIIDYTYILLGSAIVALSFNLFLLPNKIASGGVSGISTLLTYTVGFEPAYTLWAFNIPLFILGIFLLGGFKYGIKTLVGTVFLPLVVFLSRDWSVGIEDPLLGALFGGIGVGLGLGTVFRANASTGGTDLAAQIAQKYTGLSIGFCVFVIDGLIVLTSALVFGLELALYALIALFVTGKTIDIVQMGVGYAKVALIISSHQEEVRQSIIKDVDRGVTKLSGYGGYTDAERPVLMCVVNQQEVTKLKQIVRAVDPKAFVVVTNATEVLGEGFKRA; encoded by the coding sequence ATGGGGAATTCAAAAAGGCGGCGTGAGCCACGCAAACCTTTAACGCAAAGCATCATTGATTACACGTACATACTTCTTGGGTCAGCGATTGTGGCCTTATCTTTTAACTTATTCTTATTACCAAACAAAATTGCCTCGGGTGGTGTAAGTGGGATCAGTACACTGCTCACTTACACAGTCGGTTTTGAGCCTGCCTACACATTATGGGCGTTCAACATTCCTTTATTCATTTTAGGGATATTTCTATTAGGTGGGTTTAAATATGGAATCAAAACATTAGTCGGGACGGTCTTCTTACCTTTGGTCGTTTTCCTCTCCCGTGATTGGTCCGTAGGGATTGAAGATCCATTACTTGGTGCCTTATTCGGAGGGATCGGCGTAGGGCTCGGTCTTGGAACAGTCTTTCGCGCTAATGCCAGTACAGGTGGAACGGATCTAGCCGCTCAAATTGCGCAAAAATATACAGGCCTATCAATTGGGTTCTGCGTGTTCGTCATTGATGGTCTCATCGTCTTAACATCTGCTCTCGTGTTCGGGTTGGAGTTGGCACTTTATGCCTTAATTGCATTATTTGTTACAGGAAAAACGATTGATATCGTGCAAATGGGGGTAGGCTATGCAAAGGTAGCCCTTATTATCTCTAGTCATCAAGAGGAAGTTCGCCAAAGCATTATTAAAGATGTAGATCGCGGGGTGACAAAGCTAAGCGGATACGGTGGCTATACGGATGCGGAAAGACCTGTGTTGATGTGTGTAGTGAATCAACAGGAAGTCACAAAATTGAAACAAATCGTTAGAGCCGTTGATCCTAAAGCGTTTGTCGTCGTTACGAATGCAACTGAGGTGCTTGGAGAAGGATTCAAACGAGCATAA